Proteins from one Flammeovirgaceae bacterium genomic window:
- a CDS encoding efflux RND transporter periplasmic adaptor subunit yields the protein MKKWIFSVLTFVGIAVLLVLPKLHLWDNEKEPTAKKAQNISKPASALPVEAMRIVTSKLDNVVVVTGSVQANESLELKSEAPGKITKIYFKEGSPVKKGDLLVQVNDEEIKAELTKQRFNKKLNEGIEFRQRKLLEKDAISQEEYDNALNKLNTTRADIAVLEAQEEKTKIKAPFDGTIGLRYVSEGALISTSTPIATLYNISPAKIEFAIPGRYSMQVKPGQKIKFTVESDTSVFVGEVYAIEPQIDANTRTLKIRALAENTQGLLLPGQFVRVELVLGTNNNAIMVPTEAVVPELNRHKVYISKNGKAQEVTVQTGLRKNLMLEIISGLHPNDTLITTGILQLRDGLGIQITKMN from the coding sequence ATGAAAAAATGGATATTTTCAGTATTGACTTTTGTAGGCATTGCTGTCCTTTTGGTGCTTCCCAAGCTCCATTTGTGGGACAATGAAAAGGAACCAACGGCAAAAAAGGCCCAAAACATAAGCAAACCTGCCAGTGCCCTGCCCGTGGAGGCCATGCGCATTGTTACCTCCAAGCTGGACAACGTGGTGGTGGTAACGGGGTCGGTGCAGGCCAATGAGTCGTTGGAATTGAAAAGCGAGGCCCCCGGCAAAATCACCAAAATATATTTTAAGGAAGGCTCGCCAGTAAAGAAAGGCGATTTGCTCGTGCAGGTAAACGATGAGGAAATAAAGGCCGAGCTGACAAAACAACGGTTCAACAAAAAACTGAACGAAGGCATTGAGTTCCGGCAGCGTAAACTATTGGAAAAAGACGCCATCAGCCAGGAAGAGTATGACAATGCCTTGAACAAATTGAACACCACCCGTGCGGACATAGCCGTTCTGGAGGCACAAGAGGAAAAAACCAAGATCAAGGCACCTTTTGACGGGACGATAGGGCTGAGGTATGTTAGCGAAGGGGCCCTGATCTCCACCAGCACGCCCATTGCCACCCTCTACAACATTAGCCCGGCAAAAATTGAATTTGCCATACCCGGAAGGTACAGCATGCAGGTAAAACCAGGCCAAAAAATCAAGTTTACGGTGGAAAGCGATACCAGCGTTTTTGTCGGGGAAGTATATGCCATAGAGCCCCAAATCGATGCCAACACGAGGACGCTCAAGATCAGGGCGCTGGCGGAGAACACCCAGGGGTTGCTGCTGCCTGGCCAATTCGTAAGGGTGGAATTGGTGCTGGGCACCAACAACAATGCCATCATGGTGCCTACCGAGGCCGTTGTCCCCGAGCTTAACAGGCACAAGGTTTATATCAGCAAGAACGGAAAAGCACAGGAAGTGACCGTGCAGACGGGATTAAGGAAAAACCTGATGTTGGAAATAATTTCGGGGCTGCACCCTAACGATACGCTGATTACCACGGGGATTTTACAATTGAGGGACGGGTTGGGCATTCAAATCACCAAAATGAATTAA
- a CDS encoding dephospho-CoA kinase, with amino-acid sequence MGPLQVGITGGIGSGKSLVCRIFGCLGIPVYDADSRAKMLMTTDKILVGQIKQEFGNLSYHANGSLNKGHLKKAFGHPQELKKLNAIVHPRVALDYRQWVGRQKGCKYVMKEAALLIESGSASELDHLVVVSAPRALRIERTMQRDPQRTRTEIENIIRNQMDEKEKTAKADDVIVNDGKVLVIPQVLELHGRLNSMN; translated from the coding sequence ATGGGGCCACTTCAGGTGGGCATTACTGGGGGTATAGGCTCTGGCAAAAGCCTGGTGTGCAGGATATTTGGCTGCCTGGGCATTCCTGTTTACGATGCCGACAGCCGGGCGAAAATGCTAATGACCACTGACAAAATACTTGTCGGGCAAATCAAGCAGGAATTCGGAAACTTGTCGTACCATGCAAATGGCAGTTTGAATAAAGGGCACCTTAAAAAGGCCTTTGGCCATCCGCAGGAATTGAAGAAACTCAATGCGATCGTGCATCCCCGCGTGGCCCTCGACTACCGGCAATGGGTGGGCCGGCAAAAGGGGTGCAAATATGTTATGAAAGAGGCTGCTTTGCTTATTGAGTCCGGGTCGGCCAGCGAATTGGACCACTTGGTCGTGGTGTCCGCGCCCCGGGCCTTGCGCATTGAGAGGACAATGCAGCGCGACCCCCAACGAACCCGGACCGAAATTGAAAATATCATCCGGAACCAAATGGACGAAAAAGAAAAAACCGCAAAAGCCGATGACGTGATTGTAAATGACGGCAAGGTATTGGTAATTCCCCAGGTCCTGGAATTACATGGGCGGCTTAATTCAATGAACTAA